In the Clostridium sporogenes genome, one interval contains:
- a CDS encoding S1 RNA-binding domain-containing protein: MIKLGEIQKLEIIREAPMGVYLNSKEDKSENDILLPGKQVPKDAKIGDEVEVFVYRDSEDRMIATINRPKITIGEIAPLKVIEKTKMGAFLDWGLERDLFLPFKEQTYGIQEGKEYLVYLYIDKSDRLCASMNVYRVLGTESHYKENDQVKGFIYDIKKEIGAFVAVDNEYHGLIPKNEIYDKLRYGDIVEARVTKVKEDGKLDLSIRKKAYKQMDEDADIILEKLNYNGGKLYLNDNSDPRAIKELLNMSKNAFKRAVGRLLKEGKIEFIEKGIKLK; the protein is encoded by the coding sequence ATGATAAAATTAGGTGAAATACAAAAGTTAGAAATAATAAGAGAGGCTCCTATGGGAGTATATTTAAATTCTAAAGAAGATAAAAGTGAAAATGATATATTATTACCTGGAAAGCAAGTTCCAAAAGATGCTAAAATAGGTGATGAAGTAGAAGTTTTTGTTTATAGAGATTCAGAAGATAGAATGATAGCTACCATAAATAGACCTAAAATAACTATTGGAGAAATAGCCCCTTTAAAGGTTATAGAAAAAACTAAAATGGGAGCTTTTTTAGACTGGGGGCTAGAGAGAGACTTATTTTTGCCCTTTAAAGAACAAACTTACGGTATACAGGAAGGAAAGGAATACTTAGTTTATTTATATATAGATAAAAGTGATAGATTATGTGCTAGTATGAATGTATACAGAGTTTTAGGTACAGAATCTCATTATAAAGAAAATGATCAGGTTAAAGGCTTTATATATGACATAAAAAAAGAAATAGGTGCTTTTGTAGCTGTAGATAATGAATATCATGGGTTAATACCTAAAAATGAAATATATGACAAACTTAGATATGGAGATATAGTAGAAGCTAGAGTAACTAAAGTAAAAGAAGATGGAAAATTAGATTTAAGCATTAGAAAGAAAGCATATAAACAAATGGATGAAGATGCAGATATTATTTTAGAAAAGTTAAATTATAATGGTGGTAAGCTTTATTTAAATGACAATAGCGATCCAAGAGCTATAAAGGAACTTTTGAATATGAGTAAAAATGCATTTAAAAGAGCAGTAGGAAGACTTTTAAAAGAAGGTAAAATAGAATTTATTGAAAAGGGCATTAAGCTTAAATAA
- a CDS encoding DEAD/DEAH box helicase — protein MMNSFDTLNLNPMLVEGLKKLNINEPTEIQKRAIPLAMENRDIIGQSETGTGKTLAYLLPIFEKVNVEKKEMQTIILAPTHELSMQINNEIKNIASNSNMDVRSMAIIGEANIKRQIEKLKEKPHIIVGSPGRILELIKKKKITAHTVKTIVIDEGDKLLDKNNIKVVKDIIKTTLKERQLMLFSATITESSLNIAKDLMKEAEVIKVKEQNTVNENIKHLYITGEHRERIEVLRKLIASTNPKRAIVFINRNEEIELITLKLQYHKIKAYGIYGAAEKEQRKKALEDFRLGKVQILVSSDLSARGLDIKDVTHIFNLDLPENPKEYLHRVGRTGRASEEGTAISIITEKEKALIRKYEKEFNINIEEKKIYKGTLIDSKGEKNSQPKSKNKFTTVNRDNKKKRSSSIDKSKNSYKKKKH, from the coding sequence ATTATGAATTCATTTGATACATTAAATTTAAATCCTATGTTAGTAGAAGGATTAAAAAAATTAAATATAAATGAACCTACAGAAATCCAAAAAAGAGCTATACCTTTAGCTATGGAAAATAGAGATATAATAGGTCAATCAGAAACAGGAACAGGTAAAACTCTAGCCTATCTATTGCCTATATTTGAAAAGGTAAATGTAGAGAAAAAAGAAATGCAAACTATTATACTAGCTCCTACTCATGAATTATCTATGCAAATAAATAATGAGATAAAAAATATAGCTTCAAATTCAAATATGGATGTAAGGTCTATGGCTATAATAGGAGAAGCAAATATAAAAAGACAAATTGAAAAATTGAAAGAAAAACCACATATTATTGTAGGGTCACCAGGAAGGATATTAGAGCTTATAAAAAAGAAGAAGATAACTGCACATACAGTTAAAACTATAGTCATAGATGAGGGCGATAAGCTTTTAGATAAAAATAATATAAAGGTAGTTAAAGATATAATAAAAACTACTTTGAAAGAAAGACAGTTGATGTTATTTTCAGCTACAATAACTGAATCCAGTTTAAATATTGCAAAAGATTTAATGAAAGAAGCAGAAGTAATAAAAGTTAAAGAACAAAATACTGTAAATGAAAATATTAAACATTTATATATTACAGGAGAACATAGAGAAAGAATTGAAGTTTTAAGAAAACTTATAGCATCTACTAATCCTAAAAGGGCTATTGTATTTATAAATAGAAATGAAGAAATAGAATTAATTACTCTAAAACTTCAATATCATAAAATTAAAGCCTATGGAATATATGGTGCTGCAGAAAAAGAGCAACGTAAAAAAGCTTTAGAAGATTTTAGATTAGGAAAAGTTCAAATATTAGTTTCATCTGATTTATCTGCTAGAGGACTTGATATAAAAGATGTAACTCATATATTCAATTTAGATTTACCAGAAAATCCAAAGGAATATTTGCATAGAGTAGGAAGGACGGGAAGAGCTTCTGAGGAAGGGACTGCTATTTCAATAATAACAGAAAAAGAAAAAGCATTAATAAGAAAATATGAAAAAGAGTTTAATATTAATATAGAGGAAAAAAAGATTTATAAGGGAACTTTAATTGATTCTAAAGGAGAAAAAAATAGCCAACCAAAGAGTAAAAATAAATTTACTACAGTAAATAGGGATAATAAGAAGAAAAGAAGTAGTTCCATAGATAAATCAAAAAATAGTTATAAAAAGAAAAAACATTAA
- a CDS encoding chemotaxis protein, with translation METNILLESGTGEVEVIEFLVNNKHYAINVIKVKEVIEVDNVTKVPQSNPAIEGLILCREKIFPLIDLSYILGQKCTAKKKFKTIICEFNKISVAFKIDDIVAVHRIGWDKILKPDDIAVNPLVIGNILLKDKIILLLDFEKIVTDINPSTGISEERIVNVDYKDRSHIKVFLADDSSLIRKLLKDTLTKAGFKKLTIFDDGKQTLDKLLEIVNKKGENFFEDVQVLITDIEMPQMDGHTLTRKIKEHPILKKLPVIIFSSLITDDLKHKGTSVGANAQLSKPDIGELVSIIDTYIE, from the coding sequence ATGGAGACTAATATATTATTAGAATCTGGTACAGGAGAAGTAGAAGTAATAGAATTTTTAGTTAATAATAAACATTATGCTATCAATGTTATAAAGGTAAAAGAAGTAATAGAAGTGGATAATGTAACTAAGGTGCCTCAAAGCAATCCAGCTATAGAGGGATTAATTTTATGCAGGGAAAAGATTTTTCCACTAATTGATCTTTCTTATATATTAGGTCAAAAATGTACTGCAAAGAAAAAATTTAAAACTATCATATGTGAATTTAACAAAATTAGTGTAGCTTTTAAAATAGATGATATAGTAGCTGTTCACAGAATAGGGTGGGATAAAATATTAAAACCAGATGATATAGCTGTCAATCCATTGGTTATAGGAAACATATTATTAAAAGATAAAATTATATTATTATTAGATTTTGAAAAAATAGTTACAGATATAAATCCAAGTACAGGTATAAGTGAAGAAAGAATAGTTAATGTAGACTATAAAGATAGATCTCATATAAAAGTATTTTTAGCTGATGATTCTTCACTAATAAGAAAACTTTTAAAAGACACCCTTACCAAAGCTGGATTTAAAAAATTAACCATATTCGATGATGGAAAGCAAACCTTAGATAAATTACTTGAAATAGTTAATAAAAAAGGTGAAAACTTCTTTGAAGATGTACAAGTCCTTATTACAGATATAGAAATGCCTCAAATGGATGGACATACTCTTACAAGAAAGATTAAAGAGCATCCAATACTAAAAAAACTTCCTGTTATAATATTCTCATCTTTAATTACTGATGATTTAAAACATAAGGGAACTTCTGTAGGAGCAAATGCACAATTAAGCAAACCTGATATAGGAGAATTAGTATCTATAATAGATACTTATATAGAATAA